The genomic segment GTTAGATCAGCTGCTTAATGAGATACGGGAGATCTATCAGAGTGATGAGCAAATAGAAGAGTTATTGGAAACTATAGTTAAGAAGTATCCGGGTAATTAGAGGTAATTACATATATTCAGGGCTGGCTGGTTAGCTAGTCCTGATCAGATACTGTAATCTGTGGAGGTGAACTGAAAGTGGAACAGGAACGGAAAGTATATCATGTGGAATTAGAACTGTTGGAAAATACTTTTTTTGCCAGCAGAGAGATCTATAATTATTATGAAACGGAACCGCTGTTAGGCCATTTTGCTTTAGCTTATGCTTTAGGATTATGCCAGGGGACGTATTCACAACCGAAAAAACCTCTTTATCAAGAACACTTTACTGACTTAAATGATAAAGGAATTTATCTAACACCTGCAACAGTAATCGGAAGACCGAAGTTTATTATTCAAAACTTCAATACTTTAAGTGATAGTTACTGGTATTCTTTCGAGAACAATGCTGTAGAAAGTGATAGATCTAAAGATAGGACTTCTGCTTCTAATTTTCCCCAGCAGGGTAGAGCTAAGATGTTGGCTACAGGAAATCAATTTAGTTTTTATTTATTTAGCAGAGATGAATTAGAGCTGCCTCGTTATATTAGACTTGGTAAGTTTATGAGCAAGGCTAAAGTGAAGCAGAAAAAGGTTAATTATGAATTACAGGAAGTAGAACAGAAGAAGATTAGAAGAGTTTTAAGTCCACTAGATTTTGGAGAGAAAGTTGAGATGCATAGTTATGATACGATAAATATTCGGCCGACACCATTAATTAAGAATAGTATTTTAAGCGGAAAGATGCTCTATATTAAACAAAGTGATGAATACTTGCCGGCAGATATGAGTTATGGGGTGTAAATTATGATTGAGATTAGTCTAAGTGAAGATTATGAGCCAGTGAGCAAAGAGAATCCTTTTAATCTAGAATATACTCCCTTAAAGCATCAGTACCAAACTTATCGAGCACTACAGGATAATCAGATAGTGATGAATCTTCATAATACAGGAACGGGGAAGACATTAGCTTCATTACTATATTTATTTGATCTGCAGGAAATAGGAGGAAATGTTCTGTTTATTGCTCCTACTAATGAGTTGATCCACCAACATGCTCGCGATATCAAAGGTTTTATTACTGAAAATGATTTGAAGTTTAATGTAATCAATGTTGATGCTGGATTATTAGAACAGCTGACTTCTCAGGCTAGGCGAAATGGAGATAAACTACATCGGTTATTGAGTAATCCGTTGGAGTTTGCTAAGGAGTTGGACTTAGAGTTCACTGACCGAAGCTATCCTTTTGTTTTTGTAACGAACCCTGATATCTTTTATTATGCGCTTTATTTCCAGTACAATAGAATTGATCGGAGAAATTTATGCCAGGATTTTGCTGCTCTTTTTTCCTATATTGTGATTGACGAGTTTCATTACTATAATTCTAAACAGTTTGCAAACTTTCTTTTCTTCTTTGCGCTATCTAAGGGGTTCGGTTATTTTGCTGAGGATAGACGAATCTGTCTTTTATCTGCTACTCCTGCTCAGTATGTAATTAATTATTTAGAAGAATTGGATTTGAAGATGGAGATTATAGATTTAGAAGGAGATCAGGAGAAGAAGTTACAGACTTTAACTAAAGCTAAAGCAGAGATTGTTGCTGGTGATTTAGATGAAGAGATAGATTTAGTTGAAGATAAGATTACAGACTATCTCCATCAGGGATTAGAGGGAGTAATTATCGGTAATTCATTAAGTAGAATTAATCGGGCTTTTGCTCAGATAGAATGGCCGGATAAAGAAAGAATTACTGGGCCGCAGAGCCGTAGGGCTAGACAGGAGGCCAATAAGAAACAGTTAATTTTAGCTACTCCAACTGTCGATATCGGATATAACTTTGATAAAGAGAATAAGAATAGACAGAATATCGATTTTGCTGTTGTGGAGGCTAAATCAGTAGATGAGTTACTGCAGCGAATAGGTCGAGCTGGACGAGTATTAGGTAAAGAGATTCAAAACCAGCCTAGTAAGCTATTGATCTTAGTTGATGACAATAGTTATAGCGTGTTGGCTGATGAGTTAGAAAAGAATAAAGAATACGGCCGCAAGGAGTTTGCTAAGTTATTAGTAAAGTTAAATACTCCACCGCAGAAGAAAGAGTTTGTACAGTATATTAATTCTTATGCTTTATTAGAGTCTTTCTATCCGTTATATGAGATGTACTGTGCTATGCCTGATGAGATTAAAGATTATATAGAAGAATTATTTAATCTGTTACAGGAGATTTTTAGTGGAACTAAGAGCTTTAGAAAATTGCTAGCAATCATGAGTAAGTTTAAGCATCATGAAAGAGTCTGTGAAGGAGAAGAAGAGTTAAGCCTACAGGATTGTCAGGATTTTTCTTACTGGTTCGATAATCGGACTTATCCTGATGATGTAATCGAGGAATATGCTGAAAATTCTGGTTTTCAAAAGAGTGTAATGGATTTTATCAGACAGGAGTATGCTGTAAAGAAGAGCTTATTTAATTTTCGTGATTCCTTTAATGGGCCTCGAGCTGTAGTATATGATCCTCAGGACATTTTAGCTTCTGATGAAGTAACAAGTTATGATCTATTACATGTAATTAGAAATTATAAGTATGATCTCTATTCATCACGCCAACAGTTTAAAGAAGCAACAGGAAGTGACCTCAAAGGAGACTTTTATTTACAGGTAAGGGACTTTAGATCGGAAAAGATGAGACTATCCTATAGGCTTAAGTCACCGTATGGATTGGATAAACAATCATTTGAAGAAAAACTATGTAATCGTCCATTAGCTTTATCTGGACTTGAATTGGTCAGTGATTCAGCTTTGAAGTCGGAGATTACGAATTATTTTAAGGAAGAATATATTCCGATGTTGATTATGACCAATAATTTAACTTCTAATCTTTATGGGGCAGTAAAGAATAGTGCTATCTATCCAGTTAAAATAGAGATGATTTTTCCTGATTATGACTCTGAGGAATACTATGTTATCTTAGGTACAGCAGCCTTTTTGGTCTATCCTGAATTACGTGGTGCTATTTATGCAGCCGAGAACCAGAAAGAAGAGCCGGAAATTATTATCTAAAGAAGGTGATAATTTGGATCAGAAACTCTATGTTCCTTTATCTGCTATTAATGCTTATAATTATTGTCCGTATCGAGTTTATTTAGAGTATGTATTGGGAGAATGGAAGGATAATACTCATACAATAGAAGGCATTTTAAAACATGATCGGGCCCATTCTGGTGAACGTAGATATGATAGTAATAGAATACAGACAACTCAGGTTTTTGTTAAATCTGAACAGTATAGATTAGTAGGTAAGATAGATGTGGTGGAAGAAAAAGAAGGAGAGGTATATCCTGTAGAATATAAGAAGGGTAGATCGGGAGAATGGATTAATGATCATCTTCAGTTATGTGCGCAGGCACTTTGTTTAGAAGAACAGCTAGGAGTAAAGATAACGAAGGGGTATTTATGGTATTTTAGCAGTAGGGATAGAGAAGAAGTTGAGTTTGATCTAAAACTAAGAGATAAAACAATTGAGACAGGAGAAAGTGTATTAAAAATTATGGAAGGAGAAGTGATACCAGAAAATGAATATAGCCGGCGGTGTAGAGCTTGTAGTATAGAAGAAATCTGTTTACCGAAAGAAGTTTCGATCCTTAAAAAAGGAGGCATAGATTATTAATGCCTACTGTTTATGTTACTCAAGAGGATACTGCTTTACGCAAAAAGGGAGAGCGGCTAATAGTTAAACAAGGTAAGGAAAAGATAGCGGATGTTCCATTAGTTAAGGTTGATCAGGTTGTGGTCTTTGGGAATGCTTCCATTTCAGGTTCACTAATTAGTTTGTTATTAAAAGCGGAAGTACCGATTGCTTATCTATCTTACTATGGTAAATATAAAGGAAGGTTAGTGCCTGAGTACTCTAAAAATTCATTATTAAGACTTAAACAGTTTGAAGCTCATAAGGACATGAAGGTGAAATTGGAATTGACAAGAAAGATAGTTAAAGGAAAGCTTACAAATATGCGGACTCTGTTAATGAGGGATACTAGAGAAACGCGGTCAGAAGAAGTAAAACAGTTATGCCAGAAGATGAAGAATATCATTAATAAGATAGAACGGACAGAAAGCATTGATAAGCTACGTGGATTTGAAGGTATGGGTTCGAGGTATTATTTTAGTCAGTTTAATGAAGTTTTAAATGACAGTTTTAATTTTAATGGACGTAATAGACGTCCTCCTAAAGATCCGGTTAATTGTTTGTTAAGTTTCGGTTATTCTCTGTTGTTAAATGATGTATTAGCGGCTCTTTATTTAGTAGGATTTGATCCTTATATTGGCTTTTTTCATTCTAGTCAGTATGGTAAACCAGCTTTAGCATTGGATTTGATGGAAGAATTTAGACCTGTAATTGTTGATTCAGTAGTTAAAAGTGTAATTAATAAAAAAATGATAGTATCAGATAATTTTAATAAAACTTGTGGTACGGTAAAAATGAAGGATAAAGCTCGAAATAAATTTTTAGAGCAGTATGAAAAAAGATTAAGAGAAGAATTTACTCATCCTGTATTTGAATATAAGGTTACTTGGCGTAGATGTATAGAATTACAGGCTAGGTTAATAAGTAAGACGATTAATGAAGAAATTGAAGAGTATCCACCATTGGTGGTGAAATAAATGTTTGTTGTGATCTCTTATGATATTTCAGAGGATAAACGAAGGAATCGGATCTTTAAGATATTAAAGGATTTTGGTACCTGGATTCAGTATAGTGTTTTTGAATGTGAATTAGAAAAGAAAGATTATCTGAAATTGAGAGATAGGTTACAAAAAGTGTTGGATGAAGATGAAGATAATATTAGGTTTTATTTTTTATGTAGTAAATGTGAGGATGAGATAGAAAGGATAGGTAGTGAGAGCAGTCCAGCACAGCAATCAATTATAATATGAAGCAAATTAATATGATGAGCATTGATTGGAGGGGGATTTATGTTCTATAGTGTGATAGTTAGATTTCGTGCTAAAAAGGATATCTACTTTAATTATTATCCTGGAGAGAGTCTACATGGTATGTTATTCCATATGATAAATAAGAGAGATGAAGAGAAAGTTACTGTTTTACATGATAGGTACAATAGTAAACCTTTTACTATTTCTCCGATTTTACCCTATTTGAAGTGGAGAAAAGGAAAGAGATACTTGAAAAAAGGAAAGAAATACTTCTTTAGAATAACTTTTTTAGAAGAAGAGTGGTACAAATTATTTATGGAATACTTTTTGTATCACCCAGAAGGTTTAAAATTAAATGGTGTTAAAATTGAGGTTATTGAAGCTTTGACTAATTCAAAGCAGGATAATCGATGTGACTGTATTGAGCCAAGTCAGCTGCGGCAGAATAGTGGAGATGACCGAAAAATTAAATTCAAGTTTCATTCGACGACTACTTTTAGTATTGAAGATAGACACATCATTTTTCCTAGAGCTGATTATTTATTTAATAGTCTATTCAGTAAATGGCAGGAGTTTGGTTCAGAAAAGTTGACGGTAGAAAGAGAAGATTTTGATAATATATATCTTTCACGTTATGATTTAGAATCAACAATGGAGTGGTTTAATGATTATCCGATCAAAGGCTTTGAAGGGAAATGTAAGTATGAGTTAAGCTCTAAAATATCTTCTAAGAAAGTTAAAGATATTAACTTATTAGCGGGTTTTGCTTTTTATGGAGGGGTAGGTTATAAAACAACTATGGGATTAGGACAGGTTGCTAGAATGCAAAATTAATAAAAATTGGAATTCAAGCAGGAAAAAGAATATTTATGTATAATGAATATAATGGACATTGAAAATAAGATTAGTTTCCGAGGGCTTTAGTATGGGGTAAAACCCCTGGGGACGCTCGGAAATGGAGTAAATTAGAGCATTTGGTAGTAAAACAGATTATTTCTTATATAATTTAAAATACATTTTTAGTAAATATTGCAGCTTTAGAAGAGATATGCGTAAAATAAAGAGGTGCTCGGAAACTAAAGTTTAAGTTCTTTGATACTAGGTTTGAGTAGGGACGCACTTTAAAGAACTATAATTTCGTTTAAGGAATTG from the Acetohalobium arabaticum DSM 5501 genome contains:
- the cas6 gene encoding CRISPR-associated endoribonuclease Cas6, with protein sequence MFYSVIVRFRAKKDIYFNYYPGESLHGMLFHMINKRDEEKVTVLHDRYNSKPFTISPILPYLKWRKGKRYLKKGKKYFFRITFLEEEWYKLFMEYFLYHPEGLKLNGVKIEVIEALTNSKQDNRCDCIEPSQLRQNSGDDRKIKFKFHSTTTFSIEDRHIIFPRADYLFNSLFSKWQEFGSEKLTVEREDFDNIYLSRYDLESTMEWFNDYPIKGFEGKCKYELSSKISSKKVKDINLLAGFAFYGGVGYKTTMGLGQVARMQN
- the cas2 gene encoding CRISPR-associated endonuclease Cas2 produces the protein MFVVISYDISEDKRRNRIFKILKDFGTWIQYSVFECELEKKDYLKLRDRLQKVLDEDEDNIRFYFLCSKCEDEIERIGSESSPAQQSIII
- the cas3 gene encoding type I-D CRISPR-associated helicase Cas3', translated to MIEISLSEDYEPVSKENPFNLEYTPLKHQYQTYRALQDNQIVMNLHNTGTGKTLASLLYLFDLQEIGGNVLFIAPTNELIHQHARDIKGFITENDLKFNVINVDAGLLEQLTSQARRNGDKLHRLLSNPLEFAKELDLEFTDRSYPFVFVTNPDIFYYALYFQYNRIDRRNLCQDFAALFSYIVIDEFHYYNSKQFANFLFFFALSKGFGYFAEDRRICLLSATPAQYVINYLEELDLKMEIIDLEGDQEKKLQTLTKAKAEIVAGDLDEEIDLVEDKITDYLHQGLEGVIIGNSLSRINRAFAQIEWPDKERITGPQSRRARQEANKKQLILATPTVDIGYNFDKENKNRQNIDFAVVEAKSVDELLQRIGRAGRVLGKEIQNQPSKLLILVDDNSYSVLADELEKNKEYGRKEFAKLLVKLNTPPQKKEFVQYINSYALLESFYPLYEMYCAMPDEIKDYIEELFNLLQEIFSGTKSFRKLLAIMSKFKHHERVCEGEEELSLQDCQDFSYWFDNRTYPDDVIEEYAENSGFQKSVMDFIRQEYAVKKSLFNFRDSFNGPRAVVYDPQDILASDEVTSYDLLHVIRNYKYDLYSSRQQFKEATGSDLKGDFYLQVRDFRSEKMRLSYRLKSPYGLDKQSFEEKLCNRPLALSGLELVSDSALKSEITNYFKEEYIPMLIMTNNLTSNLYGAVKNSAIYPVKIEMIFPDYDSEEYYVILGTAAFLVYPELRGAIYAAENQKEEPEIII
- the cas5d gene encoding type I-D CRISPR-associated protein Cas5/Csc1, giving the protein MEQERKVYHVELELLENTFFASREIYNYYETEPLLGHFALAYALGLCQGTYSQPKKPLYQEHFTDLNDKGIYLTPATVIGRPKFIIQNFNTLSDSYWYSFENNAVESDRSKDRTSASNFPQQGRAKMLATGNQFSFYLFSRDELELPRYIRLGKFMSKAKVKQKKVNYELQEVEQKKIRRVLSPLDFGEKVEMHSYDTINIRPTPLIKNSILSGKMLYIKQSDEYLPADMSYGV
- the cas1d gene encoding type I-D CRISPR-associated endonuclease Cas1d, whose protein sequence is MPTVYVTQEDTALRKKGERLIVKQGKEKIADVPLVKVDQVVVFGNASISGSLISLLLKAEVPIAYLSYYGKYKGRLVPEYSKNSLLRLKQFEAHKDMKVKLELTRKIVKGKLTNMRTLLMRDTRETRSEEVKQLCQKMKNIINKIERTESIDKLRGFEGMGSRYYFSQFNEVLNDSFNFNGRNRRPPKDPVNCLLSFGYSLLLNDVLAALYLVGFDPYIGFFHSSQYGKPALALDLMEEFRPVIVDSVVKSVINKKMIVSDNFNKTCGTVKMKDKARNKFLEQYEKRLREEFTHPVFEYKVTWRRCIELQARLISKTINEEIEEYPPLVVK
- the cas4 gene encoding CRISPR-associated protein Cas4 — encoded protein: MQPRTRKKSRKLLSKEGDNLDQKLYVPLSAINAYNYCPYRVYLEYVLGEWKDNTHTIEGILKHDRAHSGERRYDSNRIQTTQVFVKSEQYRLVGKIDVVEEKEGEVYPVEYKKGRSGEWINDHLQLCAQALCLEEQLGVKITKGYLWYFSSRDREEVEFDLKLRDKTIETGESVLKIMEGEVIPENEYSRRCRACSIEEICLPKEVSILKKGGIDY